The DNA region AGACGTGCTGGTAGTCCGGGTGAAACGACTTGCGCCGGAAAAGCGCTGGAGGTCGCGATACGAGCACATCAATCAATTCGAAGAATTGTTGCACGACGATGGGACGCGCGTCGTCAAGTTTTTCCTGCACATTTCCAAGGAATATCAAAAGGAGCGGCTGCTCAAGCGACTAAAGAACCCCGCCAAGCACTGGAAGTTCAATCCCGCCGATCTGGCGGATCGAAAGCTCTGGGACGATTATCAGCAGGCGTACAAGGATGCTTTGGAGCGTTGCTCGACCAAACACGCGCCGTGGTACGTGATTCCGGCCGAGACGCGCTGGTATCGCGACCTGCTCGTGGCCCGTGTGCTGGTGGAGACGCTGGAATCCATGGACCCGAAGTTTCCCGCACCGACGTTTGACCCCGACAAGATCGTCATTGATTAAAAAGTCGGGCGCCCCCGAACTCATTCGTGATCGTCGCTCGCTCAACCCGTTCGGGCAGCCCTCATTCGGTGCGAAGCGCCGGGAGGAGCGGGGTGCGGAGGAGCGGTGTCAAAGCGGCAGCGCCGGTGGCCAGACCAACGCCAAAGACGGCCGCGAGAGAAACGCCGAGCGAGACCCACGGGGCGTGGACGAAGGTGGCGCGGAGGTTGGGGGCGACGGCGACGAGCGCGGCGACGGTCCCGCTCAGCAACCCGGCGACCAGCACGGTCGCATGTTCGGCGAGGGCCATCCAGAAAAGCACTGTCACCCGATAGCCCAGGGCCCGGAGCAGGGCGAGTTCGCCGCGGCGTTCAAGCATGTTGCGGACGGCGACGGCGGCAAGACCCAGCGTGCCGAGTAGCAGCCCCAGCCCGCCGAGCGTTTGAAAGGTGGACAGGTAGGTATTTTCCACCGCCACATACGCAGCCAGGCGGCGGGCCGTCGGCTCGACGTCGAGACCGTAGCGTTCGAGGTCCCGCTCCAGGAATTGTGCGAGGGCCGGGCTGCGATCCGGGGGCGATTCGACGAGAAAGAACGGATAGTTGGACGC from Phycisphaerae bacterium includes:
- a CDS encoding polyphosphate kinase 2 family protein; this translates as MMSKLKDYLVRPGSKVRLKDFPSRDHGRLEEGEGKKEFADLQERMTNLQERLYAEAKQALLVVFQAMDTGGKDSTIRSVLTPLHPTGVRVVSFKAPNETERHHDFLWRVHENTPQLGHIHVFNRSHYEDVLVVRVKRLAPEKRWRSRYEHINQFEELLHDDGTRVVKFFLHISKEYQKERLLKRLKNPAKHWKFNPADLADRKLWDDYQQAYKDALERCSTKHAPWYVIPAETRWYRDLLVARVLVETLESMDPKFPAPTFDPDKIVID